One genomic segment of Kiloniellales bacterium includes these proteins:
- a CDS encoding peroxiredoxin encodes MAIQVGDKVPTATLYHMTGDGPAAITTDEIFSGKKVVLFALPGAFTPTCSAQHVPGYLKNATALRDKGVDTIACLSVNDVFVMGAWGKDQGSEGQVLMLADGSADFTKAAGMELDLTARGLGVRSHRYAMVVEDGVVKALHLEENPGELANSSAESMLAEL; translated from the coding sequence ATGGCCATCCAGGTGGGCGACAAGGTCCCGACCGCGACCCTCTATCACATGACCGGCGACGGGCCGGCGGCGATCACGACCGACGAGATCTTTTCCGGCAAGAAGGTGGTGCTCTTCGCGTTGCCCGGCGCCTTCACCCCGACCTGCTCGGCCCAGCACGTTCCGGGCTACCTGAAGAATGCCACGGCGCTGCGCGACAAGGGCGTCGACACCATCGCCTGCCTCTCGGTCAACGACGTCTTCGTCATGGGCGCCTGGGGCAAGGACCAGGGCTCCGAAGGCCAGGTCCTGATGCTCGCCGACGGCAGCGCCGACTTCACCAAGGCGGCCGGCATGGAGCTGGACCTGACCGCCCGCGGCCTGGGCGTCCGCTCGCACCGCTACGCCATGGTCGTCGAGGACGGCGTGGTCAAGGCGCTGCACCTCGAGGAGAACCCCGGCGAGCTTGCGAACTCCAGCGCGGAGTCGATGCTGGCCGAACTCTGA